A stretch of Lagopus muta isolate bLagMut1 chromosome 9, bLagMut1 primary, whole genome shotgun sequence DNA encodes these proteins:
- the NPPC gene encoding C-type natriuretic peptide — MQISPVLAGGLLLALLSVGLEAKPASQLPQKASRGAAAAAAAAAAAGPPEAAGAERDKEKEKERNRGGGGGGGGTGPREAREARAETRPRAGWARLLQEPSGRRNKGLHKKGLGKGCFGLKLDRIGAMSGLGC; from the exons ATGCAGATCTCACCCGTGCTGGCCGGAGGACTGCTGCTCGCTCTGCTCTCCGTCGGGCTGGAGGCGAAGCCGGCGTCCCAGCTCCCGCAGAAG GCGTCCCGTGgagcagcggcggcggcggcagcggcggcggcggcgggtCCGCCCGAGGCAGCGGGCGCGGAGCgggacaaggagaaggagaaggagcgGAACCGcggaggaggcggcggaggcggcggcaCGGGGCCGCGGGAGGCGCGGGAGGCACGGGCAGAAACGCGGCCCCGGGCGGGTTGGGCgcggctgctgcaggagccGTCGGGCCGCCGCAATAAGGGGCTGCACAAGAAGGGGCTCGGGAAGGGCTGCTTCGGCCTCAAGCTGGACCGCATCGGCGCCATGAGCGGCCTCGGCTGCTGA